A window of Cryptomeria japonica chromosome 3, Sugi_1.0, whole genome shotgun sequence contains these coding sequences:
- the LOC131873928 gene encoding probable LRR receptor-like serine/threonine-protein kinase At5g48740: MVPNNVRTRSFSIEELRTVTQNFSQEIGKGGFGTVFYGKLLDGKEIAVKALSSSSKQGVLEFLNEIDLLSRVSHKNLVWLLGYCNSSKELMLVYEYVGGGSLRDHLHGSLANSSALDWKARIRVALDAAEGLEFMHSRSRPKIIHRDVKRSNILLDLNMRAKIADFGLSKILQDDWISHVTTTTAYSKIIVTFLD, translated from the exons ATGGTACCGAACAATGTCAGAACTCGTTCATTTAGCATAGAAGAGCTGAGGACAGTGACACAGAATTTCAGCCAAGAGATCGGTAAAGGAGGTTTTGGAACTGTCTTCTATGGCAAGTTACTGGATGGAAAAGAAATTGCTGTAAAAGCGCTATCCTCTTCATCGAAGCAAGGAGTATTAGAGTTCTTAAATGAG ATTGACCTTCTCTCAAGAGTGAGTCACAAGAACTTGGTGTGGTTGCTTGGCTACTGCAACTCCTCCAAGGAGCTTATGCTTGTTTACGAATACGTGGGTGGAGGATCACTCAGGGATCACCTTCATG GTTCTTTGGCAAACTCCTCTGCCCTAGACTGGAAAGCTAGGATTCGAGTAGCTCTAGATGCAGCAGAAG GTTTGGAATTTATGCATTCGAGGTCCAGACCGAAAATCATTCACAGAGATGTGAAGAGATCAAACATTCTCCTAGACTTGAATATGAGGGCAAAAATCGCAGATTTTGGGCTTTCAAAAATTCTTCAAGATGATTGGATCTCTCATGTGACTACCACAACTGCTTACTCAAAGATTATTGTAACTTTCCTTGATTGA